One genomic segment of Nocardia spumae includes these proteins:
- a CDS encoding response regulator: MPITVLIADDQAMVRQGFGALLSAQPDISVIGDAPNGVVAVTEAKRLRPDVVLMDVRMPEMNGLDAARAILAAGFDPPVRVLMLTTFDIDDYVYEALGLGASGFLLKDAPADELVRAVRVVAEGQALLAPTVTRRLIADVTRRRARPKPAPALNALTPREREVLELIAKGMSNTEIAEALFVAEQTVKTHVSKVFSKLDLRDRAQAVVIAYESGLVTPG, translated from the coding sequence ATGCCGATCACTGTGTTGATCGCCGATGACCAGGCCATGGTGCGGCAGGGTTTCGGCGCGCTACTGTCCGCCCAGCCCGACATCAGCGTCATCGGCGACGCACCCAACGGTGTGGTCGCGGTGACCGAGGCCAAGCGGTTGCGCCCCGATGTGGTGCTGATGGATGTGCGCATGCCGGAGATGAACGGGCTCGACGCGGCCCGCGCCATCCTGGCCGCCGGATTCGATCCGCCGGTGCGGGTATTGATGCTCACCACCTTCGATATCGACGACTACGTCTACGAGGCACTGGGACTGGGCGCCAGCGGATTCCTGCTCAAGGACGCACCGGCCGACGAACTGGTGCGCGCGGTGCGGGTGGTCGCCGAAGGACAGGCACTGCTGGCGCCGACCGTGACGCGCCGGCTGATCGCCGATGTGACGCGGCGTCGCGCCCGCCCCAAGCCCGCTCCGGCGCTCAACGCGCTGACCCCCCGGGAGCGGGAAGTCCTCGAACTCATCGCCAAGGGCATGTCCAATACCGAGATCGCCGAGGCGCTGTTCGTGGCCGAGCAAACGGTGAAAACCCATGTGTCGAAGGTGTTTTCCAAGCTCGACCTGCGTGATCGCGCCCAGGCCGTAGTCATCGCCTACGAATCCGGGCTGGTCACCCCGGGCTGA